One genomic region from Ptychodera flava strain L36383 chromosome 14, AS_Pfla_20210202, whole genome shotgun sequence encodes:
- the LOC139149884 gene encoding LOW QUALITY PROTEIN: muscarinic acetylcholine receptor M1-like (The sequence of the model RefSeq protein was modified relative to this genomic sequence to represent the inferred CDS: inserted 1 base in 1 codon) yields the protein MGGTARLEGHRMEDFNQSFGNFSNSTNTTSPEAQPLGVVASVFIIFIGALLSFITFGGNVMVWMSFKMDKNLQTVSNYFLLSLASADIIIGVISMPLFTVXIVKGSWTLGPVICDIWLSVDYCACNASVMNLCVICFDRYFSITRPLTYRTSRTGRKAILMIAAAWAISIVLWPPFIISWPFIRGARTVPHDQCYIQFLYDEASITIITICIAFYIPVIIMSVLYYRIWRETEKRSRDLGKLQGGCEQKRRKAKVKRKSSIEAEPHEIDSLTKPQKDDETCDFEEANPPSTIRRFVCCSCCRISDLGGEYEYEDSSDGPASPLHSASSSLRMHNHHLISPSSTPRPSRNGSPDFISNSSTAKKAENSFAASLYTILIKLPDTDESSSEEESQAKITLIEDSPKTPTILVQDSDGKHRHVPTTSGDRRAARVNPAISGRSERRLVDPVYISDSPGTRVNSIAAQDKRLRLGSLSSVCSDANDSPAKRQAPRVTSISTISVVNRMAHKARENVAKRKKLQLVREKKAARTLTAILLAFILTWSLYSTIVVIGAFYSTIYNNTTLWNIAYWLCYINSTVNPFCYALCNVNFRKSFQRILTCRFKRKVKKPMYRPYFQKSNSSSSRRSTNANKASALTSQ from the exons ATGGGCGGCACTGCCCGCTTGGAG GGACATAGAATGGAAGATTTCAACCAAAGTTTTGGGAACTTTTCAAACAGCACGAACACTACCTCGCCGGAAGCCCAACCACTCGGAGTGGTAGCCTCTGTCTTCATCATTTTCATCGGTGCGCTGCTGTCGTTCATCACATTCGGCGGCAATGTGATGGTTTGGATGTCCTTCAAGATGGATAAGAACCTGCAAACCGTCAGCAACTATTTCCTCCTCAGTCTGGCGTCGGCCGACATCATAATCGGCGTGATTTCGATGCCCCTCTTCACGG GCATCGTGAAGGGCAGCTGGACGCTGGGACCGGTGATCTGCGATATCTGGCTCTCCGTAGACTACTGTGCGTGCAACGCCTCTGTTATGAATCTGTGTGTCATCTGCTTTGACAGATACTTTTCAATTACGCGACCTTTGACCTACAGGACCAGCAGAACCGGTAGGAAAGCAATACTTATGATCGCGGCAGCTTGGGCCATTTCAATTGTACTGTGGCCGCCTTTCATAATCAGTTGGCCGTTTATACGCGGTGCCAGGACAGTACCGCACGACCAGTGCTACATCCAGTTTCTGTACGACGAGGCTTCCATCACGATCATCACGATATGTATAGCTTTTTACATCCCAGTGATTATTATGAGTGTTTTGTACTATCGGATTTGGCGGGAAACAGAAAAGCGGTCGCGGGACCTGGGAAAGCTGCAGGGTGGGTGCGAGCAGAAAAGGCGGAAGGCGAAAGTCAAGCGGAAGTCGTCGATCGAGGCTGAGCCTCACGAGATCGACAGTCTTACGAAACCGCAAAAAGATGATGAGACTTGCGATTTTGAGGAAGCGAATCCGCCGTCGACGATAAGGCGCTTTGTGTGTTGCAGTTGCTGCCGAATTAGTGATTTAGGCGGGGAATACGAATACGAGGATAGTAGCGACGGGCCGGCTTCGCCGCTTCATTCTGCGTCGTCTTCATTGCGCATGCACAATCATCATTTGATATCGCCGTCGTCCACGCCCAGGCCCAGCCGAAACGGATCACCAGActtcatttctaattcttccaCTGCTAAAAAAGCCGAAAATTCATTCGCTGCTTCTCTTtacacaattttgataaaattaccGGACACGGACGAAAGCTCCTCAGAGGAGGAGTCGCAAGCTAAGATAACACTGATAGAAGATTCTCCTAAAACGCCCACCATATTGGTGCAAGACAGCGACGGCAAACACCGCCATGTTCCAACGACGAGCGGCGATCGACGAGCTGCTCGGGTTAACCCCGCCATATCGGGAAGATCGGAGAGGCGCTTAGTAGATCCCGTTTACATAAGTGACAGTCCGGGGACTAGAGTCAATTCGATAGCAGCGCAAGATAAACGACTCCGATTAGGTTCGCTTTCTAGTGTGTGCAGCGACGCCAATGATAGTCCAGCCAAGCGACAAGCACCTCGGGTAACATCGATAAGTACAATTTCTGTCGTCAACAGAATGGCCCACAAAGCGCGGGAAAACGTCGCCaagaggaaaaaattacagctcgtCAGGGAAAAGAAGGCGGCGAGAACACTGACGGCGATTCTGTTGGCTTTCATTTTGACGTGGAGTTTGTACAGTACAATTGTAGTAATTGGGGCCTTTTACAGTACAATTTATAACAACACAACTCTGTGGAACATTGCTTATTGGCTGTGCTACATTAACAGTACCGTCAACCCATTCTGCTACGCGCTCTGCAACGTCAACTTTCGCAAGTCCTTCCAGAGGATCCTGACATGCCGTTTCAAGAGGAAGGTCAAGAAGCCGATGTATCGGCCGTACTTTCAGAAGTCGAACAGCTCCTCGTCGAGACGTTCAACTAATGCCAACAAGGCCTCAGCTTTAACTTCTCAGTAA